A genomic region of Phragmites australis chromosome 2, lpPhrAust1.1, whole genome shotgun sequence contains the following coding sequences:
- the LOC133898659 gene encoding PRA1 family protein F3-like, with protein MSKYGTIPTSSSAGGAPLGGASPLDFISRAKARGAMALATRRPWRELGEIHTIGLPPSLGEAYLRVRANLAHFAMNYAIVVLVVVFLSLLWHPVSLIVFLVCMVAWLVLYFLRDEPLVLFGRVVGDGVVLAALAVVTLVLLLLTNATVNILSSLLIGFVLVVLHAALHKAEDNVDDEAGRWYAPVPSPPLH; from the coding sequence atgtCCAAGTACGGCACCATCCCCACCTCTTCCTCCGCTGGCGGGGCGCCCCTCGGGGGCGCCTCCCCGCTCGACTTCATCTCCCGCGCTAAGGCCCGGGGCGCGATGGCACTGGCGACGCGCCGTCCCTGGCGCGAGCTCGGGGAAATCCACACCATCGGGCTACCCCCCAGCCTCGGCGAGGCGTACCTCCGCGTGCGCGCCAACCTCGCCCACTTCGCCATGAACTACGCcatcgtcgtcctcgtcgtcgtcttcctctCCCTGCTCTGGCACCCTGTCTCCCTCATCGTCTTCCTCGTCTGCATGGTCGCCTGGCTCGTCCTCTACTTCCTCCGCGACGAGCCGCTCGTCCTCTTCGGCCGCGTCGTCGGCGACGGCGTCGTCCTCGCCGCGCTCGCCGTCGTCACGCTCGTGCTCCTCCTGCTCACCAACGCCACCGTCAACATCCTCTCCTCGCTGCTCATTGGGTTCGTGCTCGTCGTCCTGCACGCCGCTCTGCACAAGGCGGAGGACAACGTTGATGATGAGGCTGGTCGCTGGTACGCGCCagtgccctcgccgccgctgcaCTAG
- the LOC133898670 gene encoding uncharacterized protein LOC133898670, with product MASPPFPVQFKTPGDSPPPTAALLSPSSSSPVPQPPTVSRLLLLLTAALAAATAFLLIRPPLTTTTAASATARQLAILPKPVVLLISSDGFRFGYQYKAPTPHIRRLIANGTSAAEGLIPVFPTLTFPNHYSIVTGLYPSSHGIINNYFPDPISGDRFNMSNHDPKWWLGEPLWATAAAQGVRAATFFWPGSEVKKGSWDCPDKYCRHYNGSVPFEERVDAILGYFDLPFDEMPQFLTLYFEDPDHQGHQVGPDDPAITDAVIRIDEMIGKLIAGLEARGMFEDVNIILVGDHGMVGTCDRKLVFLEELSPWIELKEDWVLSMTPLLAIRPPDGVSPADVVAKMNEGLGSGKVENGGYLKMYLKEDLPSRLHYSENYRIPPIIGLVEEGYKVEMKCSKRNECGGAHGYDNAFFSMRTIFAAHGPRFQGGRTVPSFENVEIYNVMASILNLKPAPNNGSASFPGTILLPSE from the coding sequence ATGGCGTCTCCGCCCTTCCCCGTCCAGTTCAAAACCCCCGGCGATTCGCCGCCGCCCACCGCCGCCCTTCTCTCCCCCTCCTCGTCTTCCCCCGTGCCCCAGCCCCCCACTGTCTCccgcctcctgctcctcctcactgccgccctcgccgcggcaaccgccttcctcctcatccGCCCACCGCTCACCACCACAACTGCGGCCTCCGCCACCGCGCGGCAGCTCGCCATTCTCCCGAAGCCGGTGGTCCTCCTCATCTCCTCCGACGGCTTCCGCTTCGGGTATCAGTACAAGGCCCCCACCCCGCACATCCGCCGCCTCATCGCCAATGGCACCTCCGCCGCCGAGGGGTTGATCCCCGTCTTCCCCACCCTCACCTTCCCCAATCACTACTCCATCGTCACTGGCCTCTACCCCTCCTCCCACGGCATCATCAACAACTACTTCCCGGACCCAATCTCGGGGGATCGCTTCAACATGTCCAACCACGACCCTAAGTGGTGGCTCGGGGAGCCCCTctgggccaccgccgccgcccaagGGGTCCGGGCCGCCACATTCTTCTGGCCGGGCTCGGAGGTTAAGAAGGGCTCCTGGGACTGCCCGGACAAGTACTGTCGCCACTACAATGGCTCGGTGCCGTTTGAGGAGAGGGTGGATGCCATCCTTGGTTATTTCGATCTCCCGTTTGACGAAATGCCGCAGTTCCTGACTCTGTACTTTGAGGATCCTGATCACCAGGGGCACCAGGTGGGGCCTGACGACCCAGCGATCACTGATGCGGTTATACGGATCGACGAGATGATCGGGAAGCTCATTGCTGGTTTGGAGGCAAGGGGGATGTTTGAGGATGTGAACATTATATTGGTCGGGGATCATGGTATGGTTGGGACCTGTGACAGGAAGCTAGTGTTTCTCGAAGAATTGTCTCCGTGGATTGAGCTGAAGGAAGATTGGGTTCTTTCAATGACACCATTGCTAGCAATCAGGCCGCCAGATGGTGTGTCACCAGCTGATGTTGTGGCCAAGATGAACGAGGGGCTTGGGTCTGGGAAGGTGGAGAATGGAGGATATTTGAAGATGTACTTAAAGGAGGATTTGCCTTCTCGCTTGCATTACTCAGAGAATTATAGGATCCCCCCAATCATCGGGCTGGTAGAGGAAGGGTATAAGGTGGAGATGAAATGTTCCAAGAGAAATGAGTGTGGAGGGGCACATGGGTATGACAATGCCTTCTTCTCAATGAGGACCATATTTGCCGCACATGGACCTCGTTTTCAGGGGGGTAGGACTGTGCCCTCATTTGAAAATGTGGAGATATACAATGTCATGGCTTCCATTCTCAATTTGAAACCAGCTCCGAACAATGGTTCAGCTTCTTTCCCTGGCACGATTCTTTTACCGAGCGAATGA